A single genomic interval of Microbacterium sp. zg-Y1090 harbors:
- a CDS encoding ABC transporter ATP-binding protein, whose protein sequence is MMPANRTPLLSIRDLTVAFDAGKTSTEVLHGIDLDIHPGETVAIVGESGSGKSTTASAIVNLLPGTGHVTGGSITLEGRDLTTLTQSQMERIRGREIGYVPQDPMSNLNPVWSIGFQVKEAIRANGIASGRKEVERRAVEVLQQAGLADAERRLHQFPHQFSGGMRQRALIGIGLAADPKLLIADEPTSALDVTVQRVILDHMASLAAEKGTSVLLITHDLGLAAERADTIVVMNQGEIVESGPSRAILEDPQHPYTQRLVAAAPSLASQRIQARAEDRGIQHEADLATAEPAVVVRDLVKEYKIRQGSFRSERFRAVDGVSFEIPRGRTLALVGESGSGKSTIAKMVLDLEKPTSGSILIEGENIARLSGRKSFALRRRMQPVFQDPYGSLDPLRSIGGTIAEPLEVHHVGDARSRRARVAELLDQVSLPQELASRYPNELSGGQRQRVAIARALALKPDIVVLDEAVSALDVLVQDQILQLLADLQSELGLTYLFITHDLAVVRVVADFVCVMERGRIVEQGTVDEIFANPAEEYTRRLLEAIPGASMVLGAGSGDPET, encoded by the coding sequence ATGATGCCGGCGAACCGCACGCCTCTGCTGTCGATCCGCGACCTCACCGTCGCGTTCGACGCGGGCAAGACCTCCACCGAAGTCCTCCACGGGATCGACCTCGACATCCACCCGGGGGAGACCGTCGCGATCGTCGGCGAGTCCGGGTCGGGCAAGTCCACGACCGCCTCCGCGATCGTCAACCTGCTCCCCGGCACCGGGCACGTCACGGGCGGGTCCATCACGCTGGAGGGCCGTGACCTCACGACGCTCACGCAGTCGCAGATGGAGCGCATCCGCGGCCGCGAGATCGGCTACGTCCCGCAGGACCCGATGTCCAACCTGAACCCGGTGTGGAGCATCGGCTTCCAGGTCAAGGAGGCCATCCGCGCCAACGGCATCGCCAGCGGCCGCAAAGAGGTCGAGCGCCGCGCCGTCGAGGTGCTGCAGCAGGCGGGGCTGGCAGATGCCGAACGCCGGCTGCACCAGTTCCCGCACCAGTTCTCGGGCGGCATGCGCCAGCGCGCGCTCATCGGCATCGGCCTCGCCGCCGACCCGAAGCTGCTCATCGCCGACGAGCCGACCTCGGCGCTGGACGTCACCGTGCAGCGGGTCATCCTCGATCACATGGCCTCGCTCGCAGCGGAGAAGGGCACGTCGGTCCTGCTCATCACGCACGACCTGGGCCTGGCCGCCGAGCGCGCCGACACGATCGTCGTGATGAACCAGGGCGAGATCGTCGAGTCCGGGCCCAGCCGCGCGATCCTGGAGGACCCGCAGCACCCGTACACCCAGCGACTCGTGGCCGCGGCGCCGAGCCTGGCGTCACAGCGCATCCAGGCCCGCGCCGAGGACCGCGGCATCCAGCATGAAGCCGACCTCGCCACCGCCGAGCCTGCCGTCGTGGTGCGCGATCTCGTCAAGGAGTACAAGATCCGGCAGGGGTCGTTCCGCAGCGAGCGGTTCCGCGCCGTCGACGGCGTCTCGTTCGAGATCCCGCGCGGGCGCACGCTGGCGCTGGTGGGGGAGTCGGGCTCGGGCAAGTCCACGATCGCCAAGATGGTGCTGGACCTCGAGAAGCCGACGTCCGGCTCCATCCTCATCGAGGGCGAGAACATCGCGCGGCTGTCGGGACGCAAGTCCTTCGCCCTGCGCCGCCGGATGCAGCCCGTCTTCCAGGACCCCTACGGATCGCTCGACCCGCTCCGCAGCATCGGCGGCACGATCGCCGAGCCGCTCGAGGTGCACCACGTGGGTGACGCCCGCTCACGACGCGCGCGCGTCGCCGAGCTGCTCGACCAGGTCTCGCTGCCGCAGGAGCTGGCCTCCCGCTATCCGAACGAGCTGTCCGGCGGGCAGCGTCAGCGCGTGGCGATCGCCCGCGCCCTCGCGCTGAAGCCCGACATCGTCGTGCTCGACGAGGCCGTGTCGGCGCTGGACGTGCTGGTGCAGGACCAGATCCTGCAGCTGCTGGCGGACCTGCAGTCCGAGCTCGGGCTGACGTATCTGTTCATCACGCACGACCTCGCCGTCGTGCGCGTGGTGGCCGACTTCGTCTGCGTGATGGAGCGCGGCAGGATCGTCGAGCAGGGGACGGTGGACGAGATCTTCGCCAACCCCGCCGAGGAGTACACCCGACGTCTGCTGGAGGCGATCCCCGGCGCCTCGATGGTGCTCGGCGCCGGTTCCGGCGACCCGGAGACATGA
- a CDS encoding ABC transporter permease, producing MLGYIVRRVLQVIPVFFGATLLIYFMVFAMPGDPILALFGDRTPNPALLEAIREEYHLNDPFIVQYFYYITGVFQGDFGVSFSGQPVSEVLARTFPVTIRLAALAIAIELVLAIVIGTISGLRKGKLFDNASLVIALVFVAVPVFVLAFLAQYFLAIQLGWFRPTVGAQNGWMDLWLPAIVLGLSLYATSMRLTRASVIDTLNQDWVRTAYSKGLSRRRVIPVHVLRNSLIPVITNTATNFGVLLVGATVTEGIFNVPGVGNVLFQAVRRQEGPTVVSFVTVFVIVYVLVNLIIDLLYGLLDPRIRYAK from the coding sequence GTGCTCGGTTACATCGTCAGACGCGTGCTCCAGGTGATCCCCGTCTTCTTCGGGGCCACCCTGCTCATCTACTTCATGGTGTTCGCCATGCCGGGCGACCCGATCCTCGCCCTCTTCGGCGACCGCACGCCCAACCCGGCGCTCCTGGAGGCGATCCGCGAGGAGTACCACCTCAACGACCCCTTCATCGTGCAGTACTTCTACTACATCACCGGGGTGTTCCAGGGAGACTTCGGGGTCAGCTTCTCGGGCCAGCCCGTGAGCGAGGTCCTCGCCCGCACCTTCCCCGTGACGATCCGCCTCGCGGCGCTGGCCATCGCGATCGAGCTCGTGCTCGCGATCGTCATCGGCACGATCTCGGGGCTTCGCAAGGGCAAGCTGTTCGACAACGCCTCGCTCGTCATCGCCCTCGTGTTCGTCGCGGTCCCGGTGTTCGTCCTGGCGTTCCTCGCGCAGTACTTCCTGGCGATCCAGCTCGGCTGGTTCCGCCCCACCGTCGGGGCGCAGAACGGCTGGATGGACCTGTGGCTGCCGGCCATCGTGCTGGGACTCAGCCTCTATGCCACGAGCATGCGCCTGACCCGGGCTTCGGTCATCGACACGCTCAACCAGGACTGGGTGCGCACCGCCTACAGCAAGGGCCTGTCGCGTCGCCGCGTCATCCCGGTGCACGTGCTGCGCAACTCCCTCATCCCCGTCATCACCAACACCGCCACCAACTTCGGGGTGCTGCTGGTGGGCGCGACCGTCACGGAGGGCATCTTCAACGTGCCCGGCGTCGGCAACGTGCTGTTCCAGGCGGTCCGTCGTCAGGAGGGCCCCACGGTCGTCTCCTTCGTGACCGTGTTCGTCATCGTCTACGTCCTGGTCAACCTGATCATCGACCTGCTCTACGGTCTGCTCGACCCGAGGATCCGCTATGCCAAGTGA
- a CDS encoding ABC transporter permease, whose protein sequence is MPSDRFPTAHYVAPIKTTTINVDAVRVEAKPSNLWRDAWRDIRRRPTFWVTALLLLVVVLMAAWPTLFTPVPPNAQCFLANSNGGPASGHPLGFTFQGCDIWARIVWGARTSLVVGLLATLISTLLGVIMGALAGFYGGWLDSVLSRVGDIFFAIPYILAAIVVMSVFSQNRTPLVLAFAIGGFAWASTARVIRSEVLRVRQADFVTASRALGLSRFRTLLVHVLPNALAPVIVVATITLGAAISAEATLSFLGVGLGSQTMSWGLDISQAQSSLRVAPMALIYPSIALTLTVLAFIILGELLRDALDPKARARR, encoded by the coding sequence ATGCCAAGTGACCGGTTTCCCACGGCGCACTACGTCGCGCCCATCAAGACCACCACGATCAACGTCGACGCCGTCCGCGTGGAGGCCAAGCCCAGCAACCTGTGGCGCGACGCGTGGCGGGACATCCGCCGGCGTCCGACCTTCTGGGTCACCGCGCTGCTCCTGCTCGTCGTGGTCCTCATGGCGGCCTGGCCCACGCTGTTCACGCCCGTCCCGCCCAACGCGCAGTGCTTCCTCGCCAACAGCAACGGCGGCCCCGCCTCGGGACACCCGCTCGGCTTCACGTTCCAGGGCTGCGACATCTGGGCGCGCATCGTGTGGGGCGCGCGCACCTCGCTCGTGGTGGGTCTGCTCGCCACGCTCATCAGCACGCTGCTCGGCGTCATCATGGGTGCGCTGGCCGGCTTCTACGGCGGCTGGCTGGACTCGGTGCTCTCGCGGGTCGGCGACATCTTCTTCGCCATCCCGTACATCCTCGCGGCCATCGTCGTCATGAGCGTCTTCTCGCAGAACCGCACCCCGCTCGTCCTCGCCTTCGCGATCGGCGGATTCGCCTGGGCGTCGACGGCGCGCGTGATCCGCTCCGAAGTGCTGCGGGTGCGGCAGGCGGACTTCGTGACCGCGTCCCGCGCCCTCGGCCTGTCGCGGTTCCGCACCCTCCTGGTGCATGTGCTGCCCAACGCCCTCGCGCCGGTCATCGTCGTGGCGACCATCACGCTGGGCGCCGCGATCTCCGCCGAGGCGACCCTGTCGTTCCTGGGCGTCGGACTCGGCAGCCAGACCATGTCGTGGGGTCTGGACATCAGCCAGGCGCAGTCCTCGCTGCGCGTCGCGCCCATGGCGCTGATCTACCCGTCCATCGCGCTGACCCTCACGGTCCTCGCGTTCATCATCCTGGGGGAGCTCCTGCGAGACGCCCTGGATCCGAAAGCGAGGGCACGTCGATGA
- a CDS encoding ABC transporter permease, with protein sequence MLKFILRRLVQAFGIMLGASVLMYVLVINSGDPLAELRESNARNRELLIQQRIEYMNLDLPWWQRYLDWLGGVSRCVIGQCDFGTNRSGVDVGTLLGQAASSTLRLVLLATVLALIIGVAVGILTAVRQYSGLDYAVTFGTFLFFSLPVFWAAVLLKEYMAIGFNNWLQDPGFTPVQIILISVVLGFVMQVVLAGSVKRRIATFLVTTAFFAIVMPTFTALDLFRNPQLGMIGVAVLTFGVALSVTAMTVGLRNREVLVPALITAAGVSIMQLVLFNVFVYYMNWGVLILGIVLAIALPWVLARFMSHRYRTQAIIAATVTGVIGAGLTALDHLFRVWPTFLNLKPRPISTIGSQTPNFRGGFWETFLDYGTQMLLPTLLLTLISLASYSRYTRTSMLEVNRQDYIRTARAKGAPERTVIFRHALRNALIPIATIAAFDFAGLIGGAVVTERVFGWKGMGDLFAVGLDQVDPAPVMAFFVITGGVAVLFNLLADISYAYLDPRIRV encoded by the coding sequence GTGCTGAAGTTCATCCTGCGACGCCTGGTCCAGGCGTTCGGCATCATGCTGGGCGCCTCGGTACTGATGTACGTACTGGTCATCAACTCCGGGGATCCGCTCGCAGAGCTGCGCGAGAGCAACGCGCGCAACCGCGAGCTCCTGATCCAGCAGCGCATCGAGTACATGAATCTCGACCTGCCGTGGTGGCAGCGCTATCTCGATTGGCTGGGCGGCGTCAGCCGATGCGTCATCGGCCAGTGCGATTTCGGCACCAACCGCTCCGGCGTAGATGTCGGCACCCTCCTCGGCCAGGCTGCTTCCTCGACACTGCGCCTCGTCCTCCTTGCCACCGTGCTCGCCCTCATCATCGGCGTCGCGGTCGGCATCCTGACCGCCGTCCGTCAGTACTCGGGCCTCGACTACGCGGTGACGTTCGGCACCTTCCTCTTCTTCTCGCTTCCGGTGTTCTGGGCCGCCGTGCTCCTCAAGGAGTACATGGCCATCGGGTTCAACAACTGGCTGCAGGACCCGGGCTTCACTCCGGTACAGATCATCCTCATCTCCGTGGTCCTCGGATTCGTGATGCAGGTGGTTCTCGCGGGCTCCGTCAAGCGGCGGATAGCGACCTTCCTCGTCACCACGGCGTTCTTCGCCATCGTGATGCCGACCTTCACGGCACTCGACCTCTTCCGCAACCCCCAGCTCGGAATGATCGGCGTCGCCGTCCTGACCTTCGGTGTGGCGCTCAGCGTCACCGCCATGACCGTGGGGCTGCGCAACCGGGAGGTGCTCGTTCCGGCGCTCATCACGGCTGCCGGCGTCAGCATCATGCAGCTGGTGCTCTTCAACGTCTTCGTCTACTACATGAACTGGGGCGTGCTCATCCTCGGCATCGTCCTCGCGATCGCCCTGCCCTGGGTCCTCGCGCGGTTCATGAGCCACCGTTACCGCACTCAGGCGATCATCGCCGCCACGGTGACGGGCGTGATCGGTGCAGGACTCACGGCACTCGACCACCTCTTCCGGGTGTGGCCGACGTTCCTGAATCTCAAGCCTCGTCCGATCTCCACGATCGGCTCGCAGACGCCGAACTTCCGCGGTGGCTTCTGGGAGACCTTCCTCGACTACGGCACGCAGATGCTGCTGCCGACGCTGCTGCTGACGCTCATCTCACTGGCGAGCTACAGCCGGTACACCCGCACCTCGATGCTCGAGGTGAACCGTCAGGACTACATCCGCACCGCGCGCGCGAAGGGCGCGCCGGAGCGCACCGTCATCTTCCGGCACGCGCTGCGCAACGCCCTCATCCCGATCGCGACGATCGCCGCGTTCGACTTCGCGGGCCTCATCGGCGGCGCGGTCGTTACCGAACGCGTCTTCGGATGGAAGGGGATGGGTGACCTGTTCGCCGTCGGCCTCGACCAGGTCGACCCCGCGCCGGTCATGGCGTTCTTCGTGATCACCGGTGGTGTGGCGGTGCTGTTCAACCTTCTCGCCGACATCTCCTACGCCTACCTCGACCCCAGGATCCGAGTATGA
- a CDS encoding peptide ABC transporter substrate-binding protein: MKRNSTAFAGLALLTVGTLALAGCAGGGGNTAEEETGDAGVSTAIITTNGTEPENPLIPTATNEVGGGKILDAIFAGLVSYEADGTAVNDMAEEITVDDPQNLTVKIKEGQVFTDGEEVTADNFIKAWNYGALASNEQYNSYFFEDIEGFSYDEDSELTGLQEVDDYTFTIALNKPASDFALRLGYSAYYPLPDAAFEDMDAFGENPIGNGPYMLDGDGAWQHDVKIDLVKNEDYEGVRQAQNGGLSITFYSSQDAAYADLLGGEVDVIDAIPPSSLASFESDLGERAVNKPAAVFQSFTIPERLAHFSGEEGQLRRQALSLAINRDEITETIFQGTRTPARDFTSPVIDGWSDSLEGADVLDYNPERAAELWAEADAISPWEGTFQIGYNADGGHDQWVDAVSNSIKNTLGIDASGAPYPTFAELRELVNNDSITTAFRTGWQADYPGLYNFLGPLYATNAGSNDGDYSNPEFDELLAAGISATDPGEANELFSEAQSVLLTDLPALPLWYANVTGGYSENVDNVDFGWNSVPLFHLITKSE, translated from the coding sequence GTGAAGCGCAACAGCACTGCGTTCGCCGGACTGGCGCTGCTGACGGTGGGCACCCTTGCCCTCGCCGGCTGCGCTGGCGGCGGCGGCAACACCGCCGAGGAGGAGACCGGCGACGCCGGCGTCTCGACCGCCATCATCACCACCAACGGCACCGAGCCCGAGAACCCGCTGATCCCCACCGCGACGAACGAGGTCGGCGGCGGCAAGATCCTCGACGCCATCTTCGCCGGGCTGGTCTCGTACGAGGCCGACGGCACCGCGGTCAACGACATGGCCGAGGAGATCACGGTCGACGACCCGCAGAACCTGACCGTCAAGATCAAGGAAGGCCAGGTCTTCACCGACGGCGAAGAGGTCACCGCCGACAACTTCATCAAGGCGTGGAACTACGGCGCCCTGGCGTCCAACGAGCAGTACAACAGCTACTTCTTCGAGGACATCGAGGGCTTCAGCTACGACGAGGACTCCGAGCTCACCGGCCTGCAGGAGGTCGACGACTACACCTTCACGATCGCGCTGAACAAGCCCGCGTCGGACTTCGCGCTGCGCCTGGGCTACTCGGCCTACTACCCGCTGCCCGACGCCGCGTTCGAGGACATGGACGCGTTCGGTGAGAACCCGATCGGCAACGGCCCGTACATGCTCGACGGCGACGGCGCGTGGCAGCACGACGTCAAGATCGACCTCGTCAAGAACGAGGACTACGAGGGTGTCCGCCAGGCGCAGAACGGTGGCCTGTCCATCACGTTCTACTCGTCGCAGGATGCCGCGTACGCCGACCTGCTCGGTGGCGAGGTCGACGTGATCGACGCGATCCCGCCGTCGTCGCTGGCCAGCTTCGAGTCGGATCTGGGTGAGCGCGCTGTCAACAAGCCCGCCGCCGTCTTCCAGTCCTTCACGATCCCGGAGCGCCTCGCGCACTTCTCGGGCGAAGAGGGCCAGCTGCGCCGCCAGGCGCTGTCGCTCGCGATCAACCGCGACGAGATCACCGAGACGATCTTCCAGGGCACCCGCACCCCGGCGCGCGACTTCACGTCCCCGGTCATCGACGGCTGGTCGGACTCGCTCGAGGGCGCCGACGTTCTGGATTACAACCCCGAGCGCGCAGCCGAGCTGTGGGCCGAGGCCGACGCGATCTCGCCCTGGGAAGGCACCTTCCAGATCGGCTACAACGCCGACGGCGGACACGACCAGTGGGTCGACGCGGTCTCGAACTCGATCAAGAACACCCTCGGCATCGACGCGTCGGGCGCTCCCTACCCGACCTTCGCCGAGCTGCGCGAGCTCGTGAACAACGACTCCATCACGACGGCCTTCCGCACCGGCTGGCAGGCGGACTACCCGGGTCTGTACAACTTCCTGGGCCCGCTGTATGCCACCAACGCCGGCTCGAACGACGGTGACTACTCGAACCCCGAGTTCGACGAGCTGCTCGCCGCGGGCATCTCGGCCACCGACCCGGGCGAGGCGAACGAGCTGTTCTCGGAGGCGCAGTCGGTGCTGCTGACCGACCTGCCGGCCCTCCCGCTGTGGTACGCCAACGTCACCGGCGGCTACTCGGAGAACGTCGACAACGTCGACTTCGGCTGGAACTCCGTGCCGCTGTTCCACCTGATCACCAAGTCCGAATAA
- a CDS encoding ABC transporter substrate-binding protein — translation MRSRRTLIAGAAIGVTALALTACAPPSDGNTGDSNEPTGTASISVSVGPNDFISYNGFTPETYSTYNSAIVDQLKVGFTYFAPDGTVEDNTDLGSYELISEDPLTVEYTISDDAAWSDGTPITVADVVLAWGVQNTNLAGADGPLFNSVSADMGDEVPEGPQGDLDGKEFTVEYAVKNPDWKIQTWLVDPAHIVAEQAGMETEELAQAILDGDSAALEPAAEFWNTGWFTNPGELPDEALIPSSGPYKLGSWDAGQSVTLVANEDYYGEKLAPQNAELVFRFVGQDAMVQALDNGDLDVIAPQPTVDTLAQLEELGDAVNILAGPSLTWEHLDFNFIEGSLFADNLELRQAFAMCVPRQQIVDNLIKPIDPAAVVLNAREVFPFQPTYDEVLEASYNGEYDEPNIEEAARIVAEQGAEGAEVRIGYSAPNPRRADEVALIKSSCDQAGFNIVDAGNEDFFAPGGTQERGDYEVALFAWAGSGQIASGENIYATGKPQNYGGYSNPEVDAAWATLKNSLDPEVHLEQTKVIEELLWADLFGIPVFAHPGVDAASASIDGVERTTTQSGISWNAYAWSSAE, via the coding sequence ATGCGTTCACGTCGAACCCTTATCGCCGGGGCCGCCATCGGCGTCACCGCCCTGGCGCTCACCGCCTGCGCGCCGCCCAGCGACGGCAACACCGGTGACAGCAACGAGCCGACCGGCACCGCGTCGATCTCGGTGTCCGTGGGCCCCAACGACTTCATCAGCTACAACGGCTTCACGCCCGAGACGTACAGCACGTACAACTCGGCGATCGTCGACCAGCTGAAGGTCGGCTTCACCTACTTCGCGCCGGACGGCACCGTCGAGGACAACACGGACCTGGGCTCCTACGAGCTCATCTCCGAGGACCCGCTCACCGTCGAGTACACGATCTCCGACGACGCCGCCTGGTCTGACGGCACCCCGATCACCGTCGCCGACGTCGTGCTGGCATGGGGCGTGCAGAACACGAACCTCGCCGGCGCAGATGGCCCGCTGTTCAACTCGGTCTCGGCCGACATGGGCGACGAGGTCCCCGAGGGCCCCCAGGGTGACCTCGACGGCAAGGAGTTCACGGTCGAGTACGCCGTGAAGAACCCGGACTGGAAGATCCAGACCTGGCTGGTCGACCCCGCACACATCGTCGCGGAGCAGGCCGGTATGGAGACCGAGGAGCTCGCCCAGGCGATCCTCGACGGCGACAGCGCCGCTCTTGAGCCCGCCGCCGAGTTCTGGAACACCGGCTGGTTCACCAACCCGGGCGAGCTGCCCGACGAGGCGCTCATCCCGTCCTCCGGTCCCTACAAGCTCGGCTCGTGGGATGCCGGTCAGTCCGTCACCCTCGTCGCGAACGAGGACTACTACGGCGAGAAGCTCGCGCCGCAGAACGCGGAGCTCGTGTTCCGCTTCGTCGGCCAGGACGCGATGGTCCAGGCGCTGGACAACGGTGACCTCGACGTCATCGCCCCGCAGCCGACCGTCGACACGCTCGCTCAGCTCGAGGAGCTCGGCGACGCCGTCAACATCCTCGCCGGTCCGTCGCTGACGTGGGAGCACCTCGACTTCAACTTCATCGAGGGCTCGCTGTTCGCCGACAACCTGGAGCTGCGTCAGGCCTTCGCCATGTGCGTGCCGCGCCAGCAGATCGTCGACAACCTCATCAAGCCGATCGACCCGGCTGCCGTCGTGCTGAACGCCCGTGAGGTGTTCCCCTTCCAGCCCACCTACGACGAGGTCCTCGAGGCTTCCTACAACGGTGAGTACGACGAGCCGAACATCGAAGAGGCAGCGCGCATCGTCGCGGAGCAGGGCGCCGAGGGTGCTGAGGTCCGCATCGGATACTCCGCTCCCAACCCGCGCCGTGCCGACGAGGTCGCTCTGATCAAGTCGTCGTGCGACCAGGCCGGCTTCAACATCGTCGACGCGGGCAACGAGGACTTCTTCGCCCCGGGCGGCACCCAGGAGCGCGGTGACTACGAGGTGGCGCTGTTCGCCTGGGCCGGCTCCGGCCAGATCGCCTCGGGCGAGAACATCTACGCCACGGGCAAGCCGCAGAACTACGGTGGCTACTCCAACCCCGAGGTCGACGCCGCATGGGCGACGCTGAAGAACAGCCTCGACCCCGAGGTGCACCTCGAGCAGACCAAGGTGATCGAGGAGCTGCTGTGGGCTGACCTGTTCGGCATCCCGGTCTTCGCCCACCCGGGCGTCGACGCTGCCAGCGCCAGCATCGACGGCGTCGAGCGGACCACCACGCAGAGTGGTATCTCGTGGAACGCGTACGCTTGGAGCAGCGCCGAGTAA
- a CDS encoding CPBP family intramembrane glutamic endopeptidase: protein MWQSDKVTAPSPTASGATPAQRARLWWEIAIVLAITLGQSALYSLLSLVRSLLSPTPLGRQQTQLNPSRDAAAIWDALYQVLDIVFDLALVALVVYLLWEPGTNALRRMGLDFRRFGGDLGRGVLVTAIIGIPGLALYAVGRLLGISVAVVASPLDAAWWTVPILLFAAVRAALLEEVIMLGWLYDRLRRLGWGWWSIILAAAALRGAYHAYQGFGGIIGNFAMGVVFGWCYRRWGRVMPFVIAHTILDVVSFVGYPLAAALWPAVFAPVR, encoded by the coding sequence GTGTGGCAATCTGACAAGGTGACCGCTCCCAGTCCGACCGCCTCCGGAGCAACCCCCGCCCAGCGCGCACGCCTGTGGTGGGAGATCGCGATCGTGCTGGCGATCACGCTCGGCCAGTCGGCGCTGTACTCGCTGCTGTCGCTCGTGCGCAGCCTGCTGTCCCCCACCCCGCTCGGCCGCCAGCAGACGCAGCTGAACCCGTCGCGCGACGCGGCGGCGATCTGGGACGCGCTGTACCAGGTGCTCGACATCGTGTTCGACCTGGCGCTGGTCGCCCTCGTGGTCTACCTGCTCTGGGAGCCGGGCACCAACGCGCTGCGGCGGATGGGGCTGGACTTCCGCCGGTTCGGGGGCGACCTCGGCCGCGGCGTGCTGGTCACCGCGATCATCGGCATCCCCGGTCTGGCGCTGTATGCCGTGGGCCGCCTGCTGGGGATCTCGGTGGCGGTCGTGGCATCCCCCCTGGATGCCGCGTGGTGGACGGTGCCCATCCTCCTGTTCGCCGCGGTGCGCGCGGCGCTGCTGGAGGAGGTCATCATGCTCGGCTGGCTCTACGACCGGCTGCGCCGGCTCGGGTGGGGGTGGTGGTCGATCATCCTCGCCGCCGCGGCGCTGCGCGGGGCGTACCACGCGTACCAGGGCTTCGGCGGCATCATCGGCAACTTCGCGATGGGTGTGGTGTTCGGGTGGTGCTACCGCCGGTGGGGGCGCGTCATGCCGTTCGTGATCGCGCACACGATCCTCGATGTGGTCTCGTTCGTCGGCTACCCCCTGGCCGCCGCCCTCTGGCCCGCCGTCTTCGCCCCCGTGCGCTGA
- a CDS encoding type IV toxin-antitoxin system AbiEi family antitoxin domain-containing protein produces MPLQLTGPRPAPIPLLRTAEVPHPERAIARGELARIRPGVYAPAEAWHDLAPWDRYLARVHAVTLGYPDAVFSHESAAALVGLPVFGDPMVVHVLQHPLGRSRLASGIRVHTHRGEREILEVGGLLVTGILDTAVDLARSRHRAIGLSVADAALRTDPSLRAAALREGNEQRISKRGRAVARWALTRANRLAETALESVSRAVIEWLGFPEATLQVSFRTSDGGHDRSDMLWEPASVAGECDGGIKYDGRLGPAQDVIARQRARDARLRRHVRTVVHWGWHDAVPAAPLRGILIGAGLHPEAPEDTAALFSLRRALTAPAAATHETKTDGRDRG; encoded by the coding sequence ATGCCGCTCCAGCTCACCGGCCCCCGGCCCGCTCCGATCCCGCTCCTGCGCACTGCGGAGGTTCCCCACCCCGAACGCGCCATCGCGCGCGGCGAACTCGCGCGCATCAGGCCGGGCGTCTATGCGCCGGCGGAAGCCTGGCATGACCTCGCTCCCTGGGACAGGTACCTCGCGCGCGTCCACGCGGTGACACTCGGCTACCCCGATGCGGTGTTCAGCCACGAGTCGGCCGCCGCCCTCGTGGGGTTGCCGGTGTTCGGCGACCCGATGGTCGTCCACGTGCTGCAGCATCCGCTCGGCCGCTCGCGCCTGGCCTCCGGCATCCGCGTGCACACCCACCGCGGCGAACGCGAGATCCTCGAGGTCGGCGGGCTGCTCGTGACGGGCATCCTCGACACCGCCGTCGATCTGGCCCGGTCGCGGCACAGGGCGATCGGACTCTCCGTCGCCGATGCCGCCCTGCGCACCGACCCCTCGCTCCGGGCTGCCGCCTTGCGCGAGGGCAACGAGCAGCGCATCAGTAAGCGGGGGCGCGCCGTCGCGCGATGGGCGCTGACTCGGGCGAACCGGCTGGCGGAGACCGCGCTCGAGAGCGTGAGCCGTGCCGTCATCGAGTGGCTCGGCTTCCCGGAAGCCACGCTCCAGGTCTCTTTCCGAACGAGCGACGGGGGCCACGATCGCAGCGACATGCTGTGGGAACCAGCATCGGTCGCCGGCGAATGCGACGGCGGAATTAAGTACGACGGCCGGTTAGGTCCGGCGCAGGACGTCATCGCCCGCCAACGTGCGCGCGATGCACGACTGCGTCGGCACGTGCGCACGGTCGTCCACTGGGGATGGCACGATGCCGTGCCCGCCGCACCGTTGCGCGGCATCCTGATCGGCGCCGGCCTGCACCCCGAGGCGCCCGAAGACACCGCCGCCCTCTTCTCACTCCGCCGCGCGCTGACTGCGCCGGCCGCCGCCACCCATGAGACGAAGACCGACGGCCGAGACCGCGGGTGA
- a CDS encoding PH domain-containing protein — MIAGAITLFLLGDAALRSGVGGMLLLAPGILLVDWIIFAVLFVPKVQTDAHGVTVINPLRCAEVPWGRVRDITTRWQLTLHLDDGSQIAAFGGPEVRRPRPRPRATPWSDAERPGATSSDLDLILGEWENADSRLSSAGEVRRWWNLPVLLSLAGLIVWGLLAVMVSGMAA; from the coding sequence GTGATCGCCGGCGCCATCACGCTGTTCCTCCTGGGGGATGCCGCACTGCGCTCGGGGGTCGGCGGGATGCTGCTGCTGGCGCCGGGGATCCTCCTGGTGGACTGGATCATCTTCGCCGTCCTGTTCGTCCCGAAGGTGCAGACCGATGCTCACGGTGTCACCGTCATCAATCCCCTCCGGTGCGCCGAGGTGCCCTGGGGCCGCGTGCGCGACATCACGACCCGGTGGCAGCTGACGCTGCATCTCGACGACGGCTCCCAGATCGCCGCCTTCGGCGGCCCGGAGGTGCGGCGCCCGCGCCCGCGTCCGCGCGCGACCCCCTGGTCGGATGCCGAGCGGCCCGGTGCCACGTCTTCGGACCTCGATCTCATCCTCGGAGAGTGGGAAAACGCCGACTCCCGGCTGTCTTCGGCGGGCGAGGTGCGCCGGTGGTGGAACCTGCCGGTGCTGTTGTCGCTGGCCGGCCTGATCGTCTGGGGGCTGCTCGCCGTCATGGTGAGCGGCATGGCGGCCTGA